The Halovivax ruber XH-70 genome includes the window GTTCCCGGCCCGATCAAGATCGTCGACCACGCACTCAGTCGAGTCGTCCGCAAGGGCATGCTCGGCGTGATCCAGGTCGAGGGCGAGCCGGAACCGGAGATCTTCAACCCGGAGCCCTGAGCGGGTGACGAGCCCGCCGATCCGGGGCGACTGCGGACCGATCGACCGTCCCGCGATCGGGCTATCCTGCAGGAGACCGTGATATTTCGCCGTGACAGTCCGACCACGCCATGACACCCCACTGCCTCACTCGACGCGACGCACTCGGCACTAGCGTCGGCCTTGCCGGTATCGTTCTCGCCGGTTGTCTCGACCGAGGCGACGAGACGGCCGAACCGGAAAACGCGGGCGAACTCGGTACCCCGACGGACCGGATCACCGTCACGACGACGTCCCGACCGTTCCCCGAGTTCGATCCCCAGATCGTCCACGTGAGCGAGGGGGCCACCGTCGAGTGGGTCGTCGAAACGGGCCGTCACGACGTGGCGGCCTACCACCGCGACACCCACCCACCCCACCGGACGCCCGACGGGATCGAACCCTGGGGCAGCGCGCGGCTCAGCCAGCCCGGTGAGACGTTCGAACACACGTTCGAGCGTGAAGGGGTCTACGACTACGTGGACACCCAGCAAGTCTGTACCTCACACGAGGTCGCGGGCAACATCGGGCGCGTCGTCGTCGGCTGGCCCGATCCCGACGCCGAGCCGGCGATGGACGACCCGCCGGCGGAGATGCCCCAGCGGGCTATCAACGCGCTCAGTATGTTCAACGAACGAACCCGTCCGGTGCTGGACGCCGGGCCGTGACGATCGATCGGCCAAGCAGTCCAGACCGACCCGAAACACCCCGACTCGAAGCAAGACGATGAACGTGAACGAAACGACCGTCGACAGACGAACGATGCTGCGGGTGGCCGGAGCGACTGCGATCGGCCTGCCGCTCGCGGGCTGCAT containing:
- a CDS encoding plastocyanin/azurin family copper-binding protein, with translation MTPHCLTRRDALGTSVGLAGIVLAGCLDRGDETAEPENAGELGTPTDRITVTTTSRPFPEFDPQIVHVSEGATVEWVVETGRHDVAAYHRDTHPPHRTPDGIEPWGSARLSQPGETFEHTFEREGVYDYVDTQQVCTSHEVAGNIGRVVVGWPDPDAEPAMDDPPAEMPQRAINALSMFNERTRPVLDAGP